A segment of the Branchiostoma floridae strain S238N-H82 chromosome 10, Bfl_VNyyK, whole genome shotgun sequence genome:
TGGATACCCAGGATGCGCTCCGATCGGGACGAGTCCTCTATAAGCTgacgtgtttatccagaacgtgcacttgGTTTCTTCCAAGTTAGATTGTGATAGAAGATCGCATATACGTAAACCAAATCTACATAAAATTCAGATTGCACAAACCCAATCATGTTTGGGTCTCCATGGGCCGGTCTAGCCGTAATATAATCACCTAAGATCTAGGCTCAGTGGCCGCTTCATGAAATAGATTCCGATCGCGTAGATTACGAACTATGCATCAATCCTCATAGCAGAGCATCCAAAAACGTCAAGATAGTGTCGAAACAAATATGGAGACCTATAGGCGTGAACAGTGGCGTTTTTTAGATGGAGCACATCTGGGATGGACCAACGGGCCAGCACAACATTGTCCACACAAGACACAATAGAATCGGATTTGTGTTTTTATTAAAGAGAAGAAGTAACCTTCGACACAAGATACAATAGAATCGGATTTGTGCTTTtattaaagagaagaagtcaccTTCGACACAAGACACAATAGAATCGGATTTGTGCTTTTATTAAACTTCCTAATTTTCACACAATAGTTATATTCTTTTATAGAACTTCAATAGAAAAAGGAATATAACTGACCATAGAACACATCAGCACAGCATATACACGCTCATAACTGTGAGATGACTTGTTCTCGTGCATTAGAATACGACACGTGTTCTTCCtgcatttacatatattttagcTTCTAGTACATGACTTCTCTTGTAGAGTTTTTCCAGGACCTATGCCTTCAATTTACCATTAGTGTTTACTACAGCCAGATAATATACAACACTGGTACACTGTCTGTTCCGATATAAGTTTGGATAAAGGTGTTGTCTTCAGATGCCCTGAATATATTTCTCAAACATACAGTGTTGTGTTTCTCGATGGTTTACAAATGCTACAATTGGtatttctttgctgcagaatagtcacactggttacacttgtagggtttttcaccagtatgagttctcatatgtcgggttAAGGTATACTTAagagttgccctgtacccacactctccacacatgtagggcttatcaccagtgtgctttgcttgATGATTGACCAAACTGactttatgtgcagcagaatagtcacactggtcacacttgtagtttctttcacctgtatgagttctcatgtgtcgcGACAAGTCAGACctccgagctgtcctgtacccacactccccacacatgtagggcttatcaccagtgtgcttggATAAATGTTTGTCCAAGTTggatttatgtgcagcagaatagtcacactggtcacatttgtatggtttttcaccggtatgaattctcatatgttgggataagtaaGACTTGTaaactgccctgtacccacactgcccacacatgtagggcttatcgcCAGTGTGACTGGCTTTATGTTGGCACAATGTGGACTTACGTGCAgcggaatagtcgcactggtcacacttgtagggtttttcaccggtatgactTCTCATATGTTTCATTAAGTCAGGctttcgagctgtcctgtacccacactccccacacatgtagagcttatcaccagtgtgcttggctgaaTGATAATCCAAATTGCATTTCTttgatgcagaatagtcacactggtcacacttgtagggtttttcaccagtatgagttctcatatgttcggctaaatgagacttcttagctgccctgtacccacactgccCACatatgtagggcttatcactaGTCTGTGTCTCCAGTTGACTGGTTGTGCTGGCTGTGGGCTGCTCTTTGCCTTCGCTTGCAACCCTGTCGCATGAAACTCCAGTAGGAGACAGATCATGGAAGTCTTGGgaaacagcagtaggagaccaaTTACCTCCCTCTGCCATAtctaataatgataaaaaaagatttaaagagATGAAACGAACAATCTGTATTTCGATGATCTAGATTTCTTAGTTATAAACTAAaggaaatactagtaataaagttttcctgacattctactttattttatgtagtGAACCAATATAAAATGCTGGCTGGAACTAAAGTTGTGATCAACCTGACTTCTATTATATCCAACTACTTTATTTACTTACTTTGAAGTCGATTATGTAACCAAACACCGACAAAAGTGTCGCCCAGTTCATaaaccttatttgtttggaaaagaagagaaaatatAAGAAATGGAGAGAAAACAGTACGCCTTTCTTCCGCGAGGGTAAGGTAAGGATCATCCATTGGTCTTCTGTCGGGTTGGTTTCAAGCAAGATCTGTTTAgttttacacaaacacattcataatccAGCCCCTCGAGAATTGTActgatacttgctacatgtaaccgaacacAACAGGGTGTCTGATatacctccagtaaccatgaaGACATCGGTCTTGCcagttcattatttgttttgagAAGAAAAAGTAGAAGAAGCGgtgcaaaaacaatgttttcctttgtttccgtgaaggtaaagatgcccccctccccacccgtaTTTTCGTCATACCTTGAAGATACCTTgaaaagtcttacatttctgCCTAGTGTGGCCCAAATACCATAAAAATGACCTCTACCTCTTATAGTTTATAATGATGCAGTCAGGTTCCATGTGTATatcgttcttacctgcttccagtgatgattataacctccgcacaatcctcctgcaagcgtctgtctagagcagcaaggggtgaaaggtgagTGGCACTGTAGGGTGAAAGGTCAATTCAATGCCTGCTTATACAAATTCAGTGTGCAGAGCGTTCCGCCTACACTTCAGAGGAACTGCTTTTTctggatttttctttctttccgtttcttccttccttctcatCGTGTTTTCACACAGCACATAATTAATCAGTTAAAGTAATCACAGTTTAGACATTGTGTGCCTTGTATTGGTGAGTGATAATGCAATGTGTCCCGTCGTAATTTGTCTCTTTATGTGTAAAGAAGCTTGATAAGATGATGATTATTATTCGGTACTAGGCTgtcttttcaagaaaaatgaattaCTGTTAATATTAATAGTATTATTACAGCACAATTATCAAAAAGAGTGATGTTCCACCCTGTTGAGTACTACTGTTGAGTGGAGTACTACTGGACAAATGAATGTGTCCGGATATACAGCGCTAGAGGAAGGAATAATGTTTTTATCAATTGATAGAAACTACAGGGTgaaatttttatcaatttagtCTGGTCACACGGACCGGTTaaaggttaaaaaaataaaaagttgaaTAAATGCGACattgttgtatttgtttgtctatCTATAGATCCTTTTTTTATGTCAAAATGCTGTCAAGTGTGGTGCAATATAATCTTGGGCGCCAGAGGGAGCCGTTTGCTGGGCTGGAGTTTTGTTACACCATCTTttgaagaaaaacacacaaacatgaaggATTTGTTCTAAAACAGGACTTACGTGTGTCCGGGCTGCTTTGGTAAAGAGAAAAACGCCATGAGTGGAACACAGGTTTGGGTACAACATTTTAATGGTCAGTGTCGAAACGATGGACAATTATCATATATGGAGCGGAATaatcctcacgctaaccgaaatctttctcaccacagtcaccactcagtaagacagccggagccacAGTTCCTGTTGGTAACTTTAATTTAGTgtgccacacatgtacagatcagTTTCACCAACATGGTATATTCAATGATGCAGGCTCACATGAGCACAGTATACCAgcttttataaagaaaattggaccttc
Coding sequences within it:
- the LOC118424709 gene encoding zinc finger protein 525-like, which translates into the protein MAEGGNWSPTAVSQDFHDLSPTGVSCDRVASEGKEQPTASTTSQLETQTSDKPYICGQCGYRAAKKSHLAEHMRTHTGEKPYKCDQCDYSASKKCNLDYHSAKHTGDKLYMCGECGYRTARKPDLMKHMRSHTGEKPYKCDQCDYSAARKSTLCQHKASHTGDKPYMCGQCGYRAVYKSYLSQHMRIHTGEKPYKCDQCDYSAAHKSNLDKHLSKHTGDKPYMCGECGYRTARRSDLSRHMRTHTGERNYKCDQCDYSAAHKVSLVNHQAKHTGDKPYMCGECGYRATLKYTLTRHMRTHTGEKPYKCNQCDYSAAKKYQL